ACATGTACCTTGTGCTTTCTTAGTCGCAATGCTGCTTGCCATTCATTAGAGACGAGCCTTTCTTCATAACTTCTTAATAGAGCATCAGAATAGTGTACACGAAGAAAATGTGTTTGGCACTGTCTCTGTATACACTTCTTGTCTATACTTTTTCTAGGATCAGCGAGCTCCACTGCAGGTTTAAGGTACTGCTCCAAAATTGTCCTTGAGCTGCATCATTGCAAAGGTAAAAGAGATATATCAGCTCACTGTGATGCATATTAGAGTCTTTACCAAACATACCAATGGTAGTGAAATGAATTTTTTACTTGCTAGATCGAGTTTCAGCCAACCACTTTCCAACCAACCGATATAATCTGTTCACCTTGTTATTGTGTAAGACGTATTTTACAAGATTAATAGCCATCTCATGTTGACCTTGGGCACGTAGAAACTTAGCTTCTTCAAGCTGTTATACATACAAGATCATCAAGTAATAACATAGAAACCAGTCCCTTATCAAGGTCATAACTGTAATATAAATGAGAAGGCAAAGAGGCATCCAGGAAGcaaatgcacaactaaattagGCTTAACAGTCATACGTTTATGGTTCAGATGAGGAGGATAAACCCAGGGTTCCAAGTACATAGTTTCTCAAACTAGGCAACATTTTAGGCAAAGAAACAATTTTGCTACAAGTTCCACCAACTAACACTTAGAGATTATCATACATAAAATGGTAATGAGGCAGAAATCTTGCTACTTCTAGTAACATCAACACTGCAAAAACAAGACCTAGTTCTTTAGAAAAAAATTCCCTcatcaaattttaaaaaaaacaCTATAATTTCCTCACCTAGTTCTTTAGAAAAAAAAGCACCAGAATAAAATGATTCTTAGGCCAAATTATGAGGTCCAACACGACAAAAGTTCCAAAAGGATTAGGCTCTTCCATACAGAGAAATAAAATACTTAAGAACTCCAAGTTTCTAACTAACAAAAACTATCTATGGGATAGCAAAAAACAAGTATCTTTATTACTACTAAACTGATGCAAACTATCAATGATTTTTATGAACCAGACGAAATATTTCATACTATGAATTTTTCaccaacacaacacaaaaagTCATAGATTCATATACTAGCTGAGAAACCTTCAAGTCCAACTACCCACACACATgaacaaaacaacacacaacgcGACACAACTATAAATTTGCACACATAATACCTGTAAGTAATAAAACTattgaaaataaagcaaataaaaatcaatttGATATATGCTCAATCCCAAATCGACCACTTCTCTTATAAGCTCCGGCTGTAATAAAAAATCCTGCACCATTACAAAACATTCACATTAGCCTCAAACTTTAAACTTTAAAGTTCCATACATACTACCAGAAATCGAAAAATAATTCCAATTTCTAGGGAGTGAGGGAAAAACCAAAAACAATATCAATCTCATAAATCCAAAATCATATCAATTTCACTCGCAAGATGTAATTAACTTTCAGAAATCCAAAATCACTATCAATTTCCTAAAAAAATATTTCTACATTCtagcaaaataaatcaaaatacaaAAGTTACATCAATTTCGTTAGAAAAATTtctcaaatctagggttttgaaaaacacCAAAACAAGCTCAGTCTCAAAAGACCTTCAAAAAACCAATTTCAATAACCAAAAACAGAAACTAAATAAAACCCATAAGTAAAATCTATCCAGAGAACTAACCTCACGAAACAGAGAAATCATTCTAAGAACCCTAGATTTCTTCACAAAAGATACATATGAGAGTTTCATTTGTGATGGATCTCtttgaacaagaagaagaggaagataacCTAATATTGATTCATAAGCGACTTATTGTTATCATTGAGAAAGAAAATCGACTGAAACATAGGGTTGTGAGAGAGGATTAAAGGAAGAAAGAATGAAGGAGGCCGAAGGAGTAAGACTGAGATAGAGATAAAGATTAAGATAAGAGATGAGAGAGGATTATATAAATTGCTTTCTCTCATAGCCGTTTTCCAACTCCAATTAAAGCTGTGTATTTTGACAAATATACCCCCTAAAAAAACTACTGTGACAGAGAGAAGCTTCAATAAAGCGAATGTGGCTCACAACACCTATAGTTACAGCTGCACGTCAAAAGTGGTTTTCGTGAAGACCAGAAAGTGGTTAAGaatccattttccactagtgcaaggacgtgagtcaattcaagagatggttctaaagaagatg
This is a stretch of genomic DNA from Papaver somniferum cultivar HN1 chromosome 1, ASM357369v1, whole genome shotgun sequence. It encodes these proteins:
- the LOC113327961 gene encoding serine/threonine-protein kinase ATM-like, encoding MAINLVKYVLHNNKVNRLYRLVGKWLAETRSSNSRTILEQYLKPAVELADPRKSIDKKCIQRQCQTHFLRVHYSDALLRSYEERLVSNEWQAALRLRKHKTKELEVLIKRLKTSTKESTTF